The following are encoded in a window of Geobacter metallireducens GS-15 genomic DNA:
- the dprA gene encoding DNA-processing protein DprA: MDHYHWFALKSVPLVGNVLFRRLLERFGSPEAVFGASDVDLRSVKGVSPAVVASLRSHDPHPFADRECAAVRRTGCRIVTILDDEYPPLLREIADPPPFLYVRGSLAGIGTSVAVVGSRRASAYGRTVTERMAEELARNGVTVISGLARGVDTAAHRGALKGDGTTVGVLGCGVDVVYPAENRQLFREMAEQGAVVSEFPLGTAPLAENFPRRNRIISGISHGVLVVEAAERSGSLVTARIALDQGRDVYAIPGNITSDGSRGANRLIREGAKLVESVEDILEELPGGRVARRGVPAPAPDLPPAEAAVFALLAPEPLHIDEIIAKSALTVGELSAMLLRLELKGAVTQLPGKYFCTN, encoded by the coding sequence ATGGATCATTATCACTGGTTTGCCCTCAAATCCGTCCCCCTCGTGGGGAACGTCCTCTTCCGGCGGCTCCTGGAGCGCTTCGGCTCCCCCGAGGCGGTCTTCGGAGCGTCCGATGTCGATCTCCGTTCCGTCAAGGGGGTGAGTCCGGCGGTGGTGGCCTCCCTCCGAAGCCATGACCCGCACCCCTTTGCCGACCGGGAGTGTGCGGCGGTCAGGCGCACGGGGTGCCGCATCGTAACCATCCTCGATGATGAGTATCCACCGCTCCTGCGGGAGATCGCCGACCCGCCCCCCTTCCTTTATGTGCGGGGAAGCCTCGCCGGTATCGGCACTTCCGTGGCGGTGGTGGGTTCCCGTCGGGCCTCTGCCTATGGCAGGACGGTGACCGAGCGCATGGCCGAGGAGCTTGCCCGGAACGGTGTCACCGTGATTTCCGGCCTGGCTCGCGGGGTCGACACCGCGGCCCACCGGGGAGCCCTGAAAGGGGATGGGACAACCGTCGGGGTGCTCGGGTGCGGCGTGGACGTGGTCTATCCGGCCGAGAACCGGCAGCTCTTCCGAGAGATGGCCGAACAGGGAGCGGTGGTGTCCGAGTTCCCCCTGGGGACCGCCCCCCTGGCCGAGAACTTCCCCCGTCGAAACCGGATCATCAGCGGCATCTCCCACGGGGTCCTCGTGGTGGAGGCGGCGGAGCGGAGCGGCTCCCTGGTCACGGCCCGCATCGCCCTCGACCAGGGGCGCGATGTCTACGCCATTCCCGGCAACATCACCAGCGACGGGAGCCGGGGGGCTAACCGCCTCATCCGCGAGGGGGCGAAGCTGGTGGAAAGCGTGGAGGATATCCTGGAAGAACTCCCCGGGGGAAGGGTGGCCCGCAGGGGAGTGCCGGCGCCGGCGCCCGACCTCCCGCCTGCCGAGGCGGCGGTCTTTGCGCTCCTGGCCCCTGAGCCGCTCCATATCGATGAGATCATTGCCAAAAGCGCGTTGACAGTGGGGGAGCTTTCGGCTATGTTGTTGCGCCTGGAACTCAAGGGGGCCGTAACTCAGCTTCCCGGCAAGTATTTTTGCACAAATTGA
- the topA gene encoding type I DNA topoisomerase yields the protein MPQHLVIVESPAKAKTIEKFLGKDFRVMASYGHVRALPSKQGSVDVANDFEPKYAILPESKRHIDAIKKELKESDILLLATDPDREGEAISWHLLAALGMDKKKNAVPVKRVVFHEITKDAIVHAVENPRDISLELVDAQQARSILDYLVGFNLSPFLWKKIRYGLSAGRVQSVALRLICEREKEIKAFQEQEYWTIGAELGTGKGQKFSANLVEAEGKKLGKFDIPDGTAADRLVKALENGAYTVDKVAKSERKRTPAPPFTTSTLQQEAARKLGFSAKKTMSTAQKLYEGVAVGDEGLVGLITYMRTDSVVLSNQALQEAHEVITSLYGKEYALAKPRFYKNKAKNAQEAHEAVRPTSIARTPVEVKKYLSSDQFKLYDLIWKRTVACQMAEALLDQTSVDIGAGEGYRFRAAGTVIRFPGFMKLYIEGVDDQAEEKEGTLPPLTEGELLKLQKLVPEQHFTQPPPRYTEASLVKTLEEYGIGRPSTYASIMNTLLERKYARLDSKRFVPEDVGMVVNDLLTNHFTQYVDYNFTASLEEELDRVSRGEKQWKPLLHDFWGPFSSLLKQKEGEVSKADLTTEATDELCPDCGKPLVVKLGKRGKFIACSGYQEGCTYTRNIAQGEQQEPAEPVFSEEKCDKCGSPMLIKDGRFGKYLACSAYPACKNIQPLVKPKGTGHTCPECKEGELTEKKSRYGKMFYSCNRYPQCKFALWDPPQPGPCPKCGFPLLVKKVYKREGEFLKCPKEGCDYRTEGKK from the coding sequence ATGCCACAACACCTCGTCATCGTCGAATCTCCGGCCAAGGCCAAGACCATCGAGAAATTTCTCGGCAAGGACTTTCGGGTCATGGCTTCCTACGGCCACGTACGCGCCCTCCCCAGCAAGCAGGGGTCCGTGGATGTCGCCAACGATTTCGAACCCAAATATGCCATTCTCCCCGAGAGCAAGCGGCACATCGACGCCATCAAGAAGGAGCTGAAGGAGAGCGACATCCTGCTCTTGGCCACTGACCCCGACCGCGAAGGGGAGGCGATCTCCTGGCACCTGCTGGCGGCCCTCGGCATGGACAAAAAGAAAAACGCCGTGCCGGTGAAGCGGGTCGTGTTCCACGAGATCACCAAGGACGCCATCGTCCACGCCGTGGAAAACCCCCGGGACATCTCCCTGGAGTTGGTGGACGCCCAGCAGGCCCGCTCCATCCTTGACTACCTGGTCGGCTTCAACCTCTCCCCTTTCCTCTGGAAAAAAATCCGCTACGGCCTCTCTGCCGGACGGGTCCAGTCCGTGGCCCTGCGGCTCATCTGCGAGCGGGAGAAGGAGATCAAGGCTTTCCAGGAACAGGAGTACTGGACCATCGGCGCGGAGCTGGGCACCGGCAAGGGGCAGAAGTTCTCCGCCAACCTAGTGGAGGCCGAGGGGAAGAAACTCGGCAAGTTCGATATCCCCGACGGCACGGCGGCCGACCGGCTCGTGAAGGCCCTGGAGAACGGTGCCTACACCGTCGACAAAGTGGCGAAGAGCGAGCGCAAACGGACCCCAGCGCCGCCGTTCACCACCTCCACCCTCCAGCAGGAGGCGGCAAGAAAGCTCGGCTTCTCGGCCAAGAAGACCATGTCCACGGCCCAGAAGCTCTACGAAGGGGTCGCCGTGGGGGACGAGGGGCTTGTCGGTCTCATCACCTACATGCGTACCGACAGCGTGGTGCTGTCGAACCAGGCCCTCCAGGAGGCCCACGAGGTCATCACCTCCCTCTACGGGAAGGAGTACGCCCTCGCCAAGCCCCGCTTTTACAAGAACAAGGCGAAGAACGCCCAGGAGGCCCACGAGGCGGTCCGCCCCACCTCCATCGCCCGCACCCCGGTCGAGGTGAAGAAGTACCTCTCCTCCGACCAGTTCAAACTCTACGATCTCATCTGGAAGCGGACCGTGGCCTGCCAGATGGCCGAGGCGCTTCTGGATCAGACCTCTGTCGACATCGGCGCCGGCGAGGGCTATCGTTTCCGTGCCGCCGGCACCGTGATCCGCTTCCCCGGCTTCATGAAGCTCTACATCGAGGGAGTCGACGACCAGGCCGAGGAGAAGGAAGGGACTCTGCCTCCCCTCACGGAAGGGGAACTCCTGAAGCTCCAGAAGCTCGTTCCGGAGCAGCATTTCACCCAGCCCCCACCGCGGTACACCGAGGCGAGCCTCGTGAAGACCCTGGAGGAGTACGGTATTGGCCGTCCCTCCACCTACGCCTCCATCATGAACACGCTCCTGGAGCGGAAATACGCCCGCCTCGACAGCAAGCGCTTCGTTCCCGAGGATGTGGGGATGGTGGTGAACGATCTCCTCACCAACCACTTCACCCAGTACGTGGATTACAATTTCACCGCCAGCCTCGAAGAGGAGTTGGACCGGGTCTCCCGGGGTGAGAAGCAGTGGAAGCCCCTCCTTCATGACTTCTGGGGCCCCTTTAGTTCCCTCCTGAAACAGAAAGAGGGGGAGGTGAGCAAGGCGGACCTCACCACCGAGGCCACCGACGAACTCTGCCCCGACTGCGGCAAGCCGCTGGTGGTGAAGCTTGGGAAGCGGGGGAAGTTCATCGCCTGCTCCGGCTACCAGGAAGGGTGCACCTATACCCGCAACATCGCCCAGGGGGAGCAGCAGGAGCCGGCAGAACCGGTCTTCTCCGAGGAGAAGTGCGACAAGTGCGGCAGCCCCATGCTCATCAAGGATGGCCGCTTCGGAAAGTACCTGGCCTGCTCCGCCTATCCCGCCTGCAAGAACATCCAGCCCCTCGTAAAGCCCAAGGGGACCGGCCACACGTGCCCCGAGTGCAAGGAAGGGGAGCTGACCGAGAAGAAGTCCCGCTACGGCAAGATGTTCTACTCCTGCAACCGCTACCCCCAGTGCAAGTTCGCCCTCTGGGATCCCCCCCAGCCGGGGCCGTGCCCCAAATGTGGCTTCCCGCTCCTGGTGAAAAAGGTCTACAAGCGGGAAGGGGAGTTCCTCAAGTGCCCGAAAGAGGGGTGTGACTACCGGACCGAAGGGAAGAAGTAG
- the trmFO gene encoding methylenetetrahydrofolate--tRNA-(uracil(54)-C(5))-methyltransferase (FADH(2)-oxidizing) TrmFO: MTDAITIIGGGLAGCEAVWQAAERGVRVTLHEMKPHAFSPAHHLAGLAELVCSNSLRGESLENAVGLLKEELRRAGSLIMAAADATRVPAGGALAVDRELFSAFVTERIENHPLVDLMRGEVADIPSEDIVIVATGPLTSDGLAERIRAITGPNLYFYDAIAPIVTAESLDMTKVFRASRYGKGDGDDYLNCPLNQEEYEGFVDAILAAEKVPARDFEKVVHFEGCMPVEEMAERGRETLRFGPLKPVGLADPRTGEEPHAVVQLRAENREGTMFNLVGFQTKLTYPEQRRIFRMIPGLENAEFVRLGSMHRNTFINAPALLAPTFQLKGDARILFAGQITGVEGYVESAGSGFLAGVNAARLVRGEEPVVPPLATALGALVTHITNADVKHFQPMNVNYGLFPPLEGKVKKKERRGKLAERALAELDRWIGTV, encoded by the coding sequence GTGACGGATGCTATTACCATCATCGGCGGAGGGCTCGCCGGATGCGAGGCTGTCTGGCAGGCGGCGGAGCGCGGGGTGCGGGTCACGCTCCACGAGATGAAGCCCCATGCCTTTTCGCCGGCACACCACCTGGCGGGGCTCGCGGAACTCGTCTGCTCCAACTCGCTCCGGGGAGAGTCCCTGGAGAATGCCGTGGGGCTCCTCAAGGAGGAACTGCGGCGGGCCGGCTCCCTCATCATGGCAGCGGCCGACGCCACCCGCGTGCCGGCCGGCGGAGCCCTGGCGGTGGACCGTGAGCTCTTCTCCGCCTTTGTCACCGAGAGAATCGAGAACCATCCCCTTGTCGACCTCATGCGGGGAGAGGTGGCGGATATTCCTTCCGAGGATATCGTGATTGTGGCTACGGGCCCCCTCACGAGCGACGGGCTGGCCGAAAGAATCAGGGCGATCACCGGGCCGAACCTCTACTTCTACGATGCCATCGCGCCCATCGTGACCGCCGAATCCCTCGATATGACCAAGGTGTTCCGGGCCTCTCGCTACGGCAAGGGGGACGGCGACGACTACCTGAACTGTCCCTTGAACCAGGAAGAGTATGAGGGGTTCGTGGACGCGATCCTTGCCGCCGAGAAAGTGCCTGCCAGGGATTTTGAAAAAGTGGTACACTTCGAAGGGTGCATGCCGGTTGAAGAAATGGCCGAGCGGGGTCGTGAGACCCTCCGCTTCGGCCCCCTGAAGCCCGTGGGGCTCGCGGATCCCCGCACCGGGGAGGAGCCCCATGCCGTGGTGCAGCTCAGGGCCGAGAACCGTGAAGGGACCATGTTCAACCTGGTGGGCTTCCAGACCAAGCTCACCTATCCGGAGCAGCGGAGGATCTTCAGGATGATCCCCGGCCTGGAGAACGCCGAGTTCGTCCGGCTCGGTTCCATGCACCGCAACACCTTCATCAACGCGCCAGCCCTCCTGGCCCCCACGTTCCAGCTGAAGGGGGATGCCCGTATTCTCTTTGCCGGCCAGATCACCGGGGTCGAGGGATATGTGGAGTCGGCGGGGAGCGGTTTCCTGGCCGGCGTCAACGCTGCCCGGCTCGTCCGGGGAGAGGAGCCGGTGGTGCCGCCGCTGGCCACTGCCCTCGGCGCCCTGGTGACCCACATCACCAACGCTGACGTGAAGCACTTCCAGCCCATGAACGTCAACTACGGGCTCTTCCCTCCCCTGGAGGGGAAGGTGAAGAAGAAGGAGCGGCGGGGGAAGCTTGCGGAGCGGGCACTGGCTGAGCTGGACCGTTGGATAGGAACAGTGTAG
- a CDS encoding Maf family nucleotide pyrophosphatase produces MPENSRIVLASASPRRLELLASAGIEFDVFASDIPEEPIPGEAPADFSVRLAKDKAVATAARSEGRWFIGADTIVVCDGEIMGKPADGADAVRMLKKLSGVPHEVITGYAIYDKARDGILCKAVVTKVFFKPLRDEEITAYVATGCPMDKAGAYAIQGGAACMVERIDGSYTNVVGLPLCEVVEDLRTMGAL; encoded by the coding sequence ATGCCGGAAAACAGTAGAATCGTTCTCGCGTCGGCATCGCCCCGGCGGCTGGAGCTTCTGGCTTCGGCAGGCATTGAGTTCGACGTCTTTGCCAGCGATATCCCTGAGGAGCCCATTCCGGGCGAGGCCCCGGCCGACTTCTCAGTTCGCCTGGCAAAGGACAAGGCCGTGGCAACCGCCGCCCGGTCGGAGGGACGCTGGTTCATCGGCGCCGACACCATCGTGGTCTGCGACGGCGAGATCATGGGAAAACCCGCGGACGGGGCCGATGCCGTGCGAATGCTGAAAAAGCTCTCCGGAGTCCCCCATGAGGTCATCACCGGCTATGCGATCTATGACAAGGCGCGGGACGGCATCCTCTGCAAGGCGGTGGTGACCAAGGTCTTTTTCAAGCCGTTGCGGGACGAGGAAATTACCGCCTACGTGGCCACCGGCTGCCCCATGGACAAGGCCGGCGCCTACGCCATTCAGGGTGGAGCCGCCTGTATGGTGGAGCGGATCGACGGCTCCTACACCAACGTGGTGGGGCTCCCCCTCTGCGAGGTGGTGGAGGATCTTCGTACCATGGGGGCTCTGTAA
- a CDS encoding YggS family pyridoxal phosphate-dependent enzyme has translation MTIASNLIHLQERIATVARRAGRDPESVRLVAVSKTKPAEAVEDAARAGQRLFGENYVQEFTAKAGEVREPVEWHFIGALQSNKVRQIAGLVTMIHSVDRLSLAQEIERQWAKLDTTCDVLIQVNIAGEATKSGTTAGELLTLVREVALLPHLRVRGLMTMPPFFDDPEGARPYFRELKRLAGVVAAAGIPGVVMDELSMGMSGDFEAAVEEGATLVRIGTSLFGEREYRR, from the coding sequence ATGACGATTGCCTCGAACCTTATCCATCTCCAGGAACGCATCGCTACGGTGGCCCGTCGGGCCGGCCGCGACCCGGAATCGGTGCGCCTCGTGGCGGTCTCCAAGACCAAGCCGGCCGAGGCGGTGGAGGATGCGGCCCGGGCGGGGCAGCGGCTCTTTGGCGAGAACTACGTGCAGGAGTTCACTGCCAAGGCCGGCGAAGTGCGGGAGCCGGTGGAATGGCATTTCATCGGTGCCCTCCAGAGCAACAAGGTGCGGCAGATTGCCGGCCTCGTGACCATGATCCACTCGGTGGACCGCCTCTCTCTGGCCCAGGAGATCGAGCGCCAGTGGGCAAAACTCGACACCACCTGTGACGTCCTCATCCAGGTGAACATCGCCGGCGAGGCGACCAAATCGGGCACCACCGCCGGGGAACTCCTGACCCTTGTCAGGGAGGTGGCGCTCCTTCCCCACCTGCGGGTGCGGGGGCTCATGACCATGCCTCCTTTCTTCGACGATCCCGAGGGGGCGCGTCCCTACTTCCGCGAATTGAAACGGCTTGCCGGCGTCGTCGCCGCCGCGGGCATCCCCGGCGTCGTCATGGATGAGCTCTCCATGGGGATGTCGGGGGATTTCGAGGCCGCCGTCGAGGAAGGGGCCACGCTGGTCCGCATCGGCACCTCCCTTTTCGGCGAGCGGGAATACCGCCGGTAA
- a CDS encoding polysaccharide deacetylase family protein, translated as MKVRIIFAVLFGMLFPAIVSSSLPPREFSVPILLYHRFGPTVADSMTIKTSVFEEHLKYLRDNGYRVIPLRQVVDFYLKNGPAPPPKSVVIVEDDAHKSVYTDMLPLAKKYHVPVTVFIYPSAVSNAKYAMTWDQLRELKKTGLFEFQSHTFWHPNFRKDRKKLKPAEFDKLVETQLRKSRGRIEKELGVTVDMLAWPFGIYDDDLLRRAGALGYRATFTVDPHPVTQADSVMKLPRFLVSNGDQGKAFAQLLVGRGAKRSAAY; from the coding sequence ATGAAAGTGCGCATCATCTTTGCCGTTCTGTTCGGCATGCTTTTCCCTGCCATCGTCTCGTCAAGCCTGCCCCCCCGTGAATTCAGCGTCCCCATTCTCCTCTATCACCGCTTCGGCCCCACGGTTGCCGACAGCATGACCATCAAGACCTCCGTATTCGAGGAGCACCTGAAGTACCTCAGGGATAACGGCTACCGGGTGATCCCGCTGCGCCAGGTGGTGGATTTCTACCTGAAGAATGGGCCGGCGCCTCCGCCGAAATCGGTGGTCATCGTGGAGGATGACGCCCACAAGTCGGTCTACACCGACATGCTGCCGCTGGCCAAAAAGTACCACGTGCCGGTGACGGTCTTCATCTACCCGTCGGCCGTTTCCAATGCCAAATACGCCATGACCTGGGACCAGCTCCGGGAGCTGAAGAAGACGGGACTCTTCGAGTTTCAGTCCCACACCTTCTGGCATCCCAATTTCAGGAAGGATCGGAAAAAGCTGAAACCGGCGGAGTTCGACAAGCTGGTGGAGACTCAACTGCGGAAATCGCGGGGTAGGATCGAGAAGGAGCTGGGAGTGACGGTAGACATGCTCGCCTGGCCCTTCGGCATCTACGACGACGACCTGCTGCGCCGGGCTGGTGCCCTGGGGTACCGGGCCACCTTCACCGTTGACCCGCACCCTGTCACCCAGGCCGACAGCGTGATGAAGCTCCCCCGGTTTCTGGTGAGCAACGGCGACCAGGGGAAGGCCTTTGCCCAGCTTCTGGTCGGGCGTGGGGCCAAGCGAAGTGCCGCCTACTGA
- the proC gene encoding pyrroline-5-carboxylate reductase, protein MLKGCRVGFIGGGNMAEAIIRGLLAGGVTAAELVVAEPMAERREFLRETYGIDARADNGEVATMTDALIVAVKPQVFRGMAAALGAAGFAGKLVISIMAGISINGIEEVCGDSSRVIRVMPNTPALVLEGASALSRGKNATDDDLFFAQGIFELVGTTCVVDEKLMDAVTGLSGSGPAYVFMFIEALSDAGVKNGLPRDVATRLAAQTVLGSARLLLETGDHPGVLKEKVTSPGGTTIAGVAALERGSFRGTVMAAVDAATARSAELGKK, encoded by the coding sequence ATGCTGAAGGGATGCAGAGTGGGGTTCATCGGCGGCGGCAACATGGCGGAGGCGATCATCAGGGGACTTCTGGCCGGCGGGGTAACGGCGGCGGAACTGGTGGTGGCGGAGCCCATGGCCGAGCGGCGGGAATTTCTGCGGGAGACCTACGGTATTGATGCCCGTGCCGACAACGGCGAGGTGGCCACGATGACCGACGCCCTGATCGTTGCCGTGAAGCCCCAGGTATTTCGGGGCATGGCTGCGGCCCTCGGGGCAGCAGGCTTTGCCGGGAAGCTCGTCATCTCCATCATGGCGGGGATATCCATCAACGGCATCGAGGAGGTCTGCGGCGACTCTTCCCGGGTGATCCGGGTCATGCCGAACACGCCGGCCCTGGTGCTGGAGGGGGCCTCGGCCCTCTCCCGAGGGAAGAACGCCACCGACGACGATTTGTTCTTCGCCCAGGGAATCTTCGAGCTGGTGGGAACCACCTGCGTCGTGGACGAGAAACTCATGGATGCCGTCACCGGCCTCTCGGGGAGCGGGCCTGCCTACGTGTTCATGTTCATCGAGGCCCTCTCCGATGCCGGCGTGAAGAACGGCCTCCCCCGCGACGTAGCAACCCGCCTTGCGGCCCAGACGGTCCTGGGCTCCGCGAGACTCCTTCTGGAGACCGGCGACCACCCCGGAGTCCTCAAGGAAAAGGTCACCTCCCCCGGCGGCACCACCATCGCCGGCGTAGCCGCCTTGGAACGGGGCTCCTTCCGGGGGACGGTCATGGCGGCCGTGGACGCGGCCACCGCCCGCTCTGCCGAGTTGGGGAAAAAATAA
- a CDS encoding ISL3-like element ISGme6 family transposase: MLIKTVLNKFERFKSFIYGDCRLAKVGGSEALVIDIKARRNSKPECPECGKRGKTYDTQPARLFEYVPIWAFKVFFRYAPRRVLCPIHGVKVESLPWGYGKEQMTISYQVYLARWARRLSWKEVAEIFKTSWDSIFRAVQYAVDYGLANRNLDGVTEIGVDEIAVFKGHQYLTMVYQLNAGVRRLLWCGPQRRIRTLLRFFREFGKERSAKLKYVCSDMWAPYLKVIAKRAPNAVNILDRFHIMRKFNEAIDEVRRTEAKEFKAVKQENVLEKGRWLLLKRPENLSEKQTSRLGDLLKLNLSSIKAYLLREDFQQFWDYQRSDFAGKFLDDWVIRTMQTDLEPMKKVARMLRNHKPMILNWFKAKGRLSSGAVEGLNLKAKLTIRKAYGFRTIKCLQVALYHTLGDLPEPLCHHRFC, translated from the coding sequence ATGCTTATCAAGACTGTACTGAACAAGTTCGAGCGTTTCAAGTCCTTCATTTACGGAGATTGCCGACTGGCGAAAGTCGGCGGCTCAGAAGCACTAGTCATTGACATCAAGGCTCGTCGCAACAGCAAGCCCGAATGCCCGGAATGTGGCAAGCGAGGCAAGACATACGACACGCAACCGGCCCGACTGTTCGAGTATGTGCCGATCTGGGCGTTCAAGGTCTTCTTTCGCTACGCTCCCCGTCGGGTTCTGTGCCCAATCCATGGGGTAAAGGTTGAATCCCTCCCCTGGGGGTATGGCAAAGAGCAAATGACGATCTCGTACCAGGTCTATCTTGCCCGGTGGGCTCGGCGACTCTCCTGGAAGGAAGTTGCCGAAATCTTTAAGACCAGTTGGGACAGCATCTTTCGGGCGGTGCAGTATGCTGTCGATTACGGCCTGGCAAACAGAAACCTTGATGGCGTTACGGAAATCGGTGTTGATGAAATTGCCGTCTTCAAGGGCCATCAGTATCTTACGATGGTCTATCAGCTCAATGCCGGCGTCAGGCGTCTTCTCTGGTGTGGTCCGCAACGTCGGATAAGAACGCTACTGCGCTTCTTTCGGGAATTCGGCAAAGAACGCAGCGCCAAGCTCAAGTATGTCTGCAGCGACATGTGGGCACCGTATCTCAAGGTTATCGCCAAGCGGGCACCCAATGCCGTGAACATCCTCGACCGCTTCCACATCATGCGGAAGTTTAACGAAGCGATTGACGAGGTTCGGCGCACCGAAGCCAAGGAGTTCAAGGCCGTAAAGCAGGAGAACGTCCTGGAAAAGGGCCGTTGGTTGCTGCTGAAACGGCCGGAAAATCTGTCCGAGAAGCAGACGTCACGATTGGGAGATTTGCTCAAGCTCAACCTCTCATCAATCAAGGCATATCTGCTGCGCGAGGACTTTCAGCAGTTCTGGGACTACCAGCGGTCTGACTTTGCTGGCAAGTTCCTCGACGACTGGGTCATCAGGACAATGCAAACTGACCTGGAACCGATGAAGAAGGTTGCCAGGATGTTACGCAACCACAAACCGATGATTCTCAACTGGTTCAAGGCAAAAGGCCGACTTTCCAGCGGCGCGGTAGAGGGTCTGAACCTCAAAGCAAAACTGACTATCAGAAAAGCGTACGGTTTCCGAACCATCAAGTGCCTGCAAGTGGCGCTATATCACACACTTGGCGACTTGCCAGAACCCCTGTGTCACCACAGATTCTGCTAA
- a CDS encoding helix-turn-helix domain-containing protein — MKIGERLKRLRMINSLTQEELANRADLTKGYISQLENDATSPSIATLKDILDVFGVSMQEFFSDPIGEDVVYGKDARVQPSADDAAVTVELLVPGAQNREMDPALVTLAPGEEMDEQNFHEGEEFGFVLLGKIQLRLDDKIYTVKKDECFYFTSDKRHTVKNIGKGSARILWVVTPPTFDY; from the coding sequence GTGAAGATCGGCGAGCGGTTGAAGCGGCTCAGGATGATCAACTCCCTCACCCAGGAGGAACTGGCAAATCGGGCCGACCTGACCAAAGGGTACATCTCCCAGTTGGAGAACGACGCCACATCTCCCTCCATCGCCACCCTGAAGGATATCCTCGACGTCTTCGGCGTCAGTATGCAGGAGTTCTTCAGTGACCCCATCGGCGAGGATGTGGTCTACGGCAAGGATGCCCGGGTCCAGCCCTCGGCCGACGACGCGGCCGTCACGGTGGAGCTTCTTGTCCCCGGCGCCCAGAACCGGGAGATGGACCCGGCCCTGGTGACCCTGGCCCCGGGCGAGGAGATGGACGAGCAGAATTTCCACGAGGGGGAGGAATTCGGTTTTGTCCTCCTCGGGAAGATCCAACTCCGGTTGGATGACAAGATCTACACGGTGAAGAAGGACGAGTGCTTCTACTTCACCTCGGACAAGCGGCACACGGTGAAGAATATCGGCAAGGGGTCGGCCCGAATACTATGGGTCGTAACCCCGCCTACCTTTGATTATTAA
- a CDS encoding saccharopine dehydrogenase family protein, producing the protein MSKVLIIGAGGVGQVVAHKCAQRRDIFSEITLASRTKSKCDAIAAQLNNTIATAQVNADNVPELVALIRKEQPKLVINVALPYQDLTIMDACLETGVDYLDTANYEPLDTAKFEYSWQWAYQERFKAAGLMALLGSGFDPGVTNVYTALAAKKYLDEVEELDIIDANAGSHGQPFATNFNPEINIREVTAVCRHWENGQFVESPPLSTKRVFDFPEGIGPMNIYRLYHEEMESIVKHIPTIKKAQFWMTFSDNYLKHLEVLQNVGMTRIDEVEFQGQKIVPIQFLKALLPDPGSLGPLTKGKTCIGVIARGLKDGKRKQVYIYNICDHEACYKEVQSQAISYTTGVPAVVGAIMMLTGKWHAPGVWNMEQFDPEVFLKELGPMGLPEVAVEGEWPEL; encoded by the coding sequence ATGAGCAAGGTACTGATAATCGGAGCCGGCGGCGTCGGCCAGGTCGTTGCACACAAATGCGCCCAGCGCCGGGACATCTTCAGCGAGATCACCCTGGCCTCTCGGACCAAGTCCAAGTGTGACGCCATCGCTGCCCAGCTGAATAACACCATTGCCACGGCCCAGGTGAATGCCGACAACGTCCCCGAACTGGTGGCGCTCATCAGGAAGGAGCAACCGAAGCTCGTCATCAACGTGGCCCTGCCGTACCAGGATCTGACCATCATGGACGCCTGCCTGGAAACCGGCGTGGACTATCTCGACACCGCCAACTACGAGCCCCTGGACACCGCCAAGTTCGAGTACTCCTGGCAGTGGGCCTACCAGGAGCGCTTCAAGGCTGCGGGGCTCATGGCGTTGCTGGGTTCCGGCTTCGATCCGGGCGTCACCAACGTCTATACGGCACTAGCCGCCAAGAAGTACCTGGATGAGGTGGAGGAGCTCGACATCATCGACGCCAACGCCGGCAGCCACGGCCAGCCCTTCGCCACCAACTTCAACCCGGAGATCAATATCCGTGAAGTGACCGCCGTCTGCCGCCACTGGGAGAACGGCCAGTTCGTGGAGTCGCCGCCCCTCTCCACCAAGCGGGTCTTCGACTTCCCCGAGGGCATCGGCCCTATGAACATCTACCGCCTTTACCACGAGGAGATGGAGTCCATCGTCAAGCATATCCCGACCATCAAGAAGGCCCAGTTCTGGATGACCTTCTCCGACAACTACCTGAAGCACCTGGAAGTGCTCCAGAACGTGGGGATGACCCGCATCGACGAGGTGGAGTTCCAGGGGCAGAAGATCGTCCCGATCCAGTTTCTGAAGGCGCTCCTTCCCGATCCCGGCTCCCTCGGCCCCCTCACCAAGGGGAAGACCTGCATCGGCGTCATTGCCCGGGGGCTCAAGGACGGCAAGCGCAAGCAGGTGTACATCTACAACATCTGCGACCACGAGGCCTGCTACAAAGAGGTCCAGTCCCAGGCTATCAGCTACACCACCGGCGTTCCGGCAGTGGTCGGAGCTATTATGATGCTCACCGGCAAGTGGCACGCACCGGGCGTCTGGAACATGGAGCAGTTCGATCCGGAGGTGTTCCTCAAGGAGCTGGGCCCCATGGGGCTGCCGGAAGTGGCTGTGGAAGGCGAGTGGCCTGAACTGTAG